The Clupea harengus chromosome 6, Ch_v2.0.2, whole genome shotgun sequence genome contains a region encoding:
- the fgf7 gene encoding fibroblast growth factor 7, whose protein sequence is MRIWMLTWNLPNLLFGLYLHIIILVGSVSLACSDRTPEQLAAIMNCSKHERHTRNYDYMEGGDVRIRRLFSGTQWFLTIDDSGIISGTQDPTNCYSILEIRTVSEGGVLAIKGVKSKYYISMNRTGVLRGKKEYNESCNFKEVFLENFYTAYSSAKWTRPNGTEMFIALSQRGKPLRGRKTRKEHIASHFLPRECKEDDKQVD, encoded by the exons ATGCGCATATGGATGCTGACATGGAACCTGCCAAATCTGCTCTTTGGACTGTACTTGCACATCATCATCCTAGTGGGCAGTGTGTCGTTGGCTTGCAGTGATAGGACCCCAGAGCAACTGGCTGCAATTATGAACTGTTCCAAACATGAACGGCACACCAGAAACTATGACTACATGGAGGGAGGAGATGTGCGGATCCGGAGACTCTTCAGCGGAACTCAGTGGTTTCTCACCATCGATGATTCTGGCATCATCAGCGGAACACAAGACCCCACCAACTGCTACA GTATTCTAGAAATCCGCACGGTCTCAGAAGGTGGCGTGCTAGCAATCAAAGGTGTGAAGAGCAAGTACTACATATCTATGAATCGGACTGGAGTGCTGCGCGGCAAG AAAGAGTACAATGAAAGCTGCAACTTCAAGGAGGTGTTCCTAGAAAACTTCTACACGGCATATTCTTCAGCCAAGTGGACTAGGCCGAACGGCACAGAGATGTTCATAGCACTGTCACAGCGGGGGAAGCCCCTGCGAGGCCGGAAGACACGCAAGGAGCACATAGCAAGTCACTTCTTACCCAGAGAGTGCAAAGAGGACGACAAACAAGTGGACTGA
- the secisbp2l gene encoding selenocysteine insertion sequence-binding protein 2-like produces the protein MGNARAQQRRLALCRQRVEVSDAITKAAGKKSKTPVQLDLGDMLAALERQQQAMKARQLTNTKPLSYTVGTTTPFHGKEPAGKPAVVKGQPYAAPHNILDSTAPRIKRGKEREIPKVKRPTALKKIILKEREVRKGRFSVDQNAASPEEQGDDDLHFTDDLTRDAVSQEENGLSMPSDASLSPASQNSPYSITPVSQGSPASSGIGSPMASAITKIHSRRFREYCNQVLNKEIDESVTMLLQELVRFQERVYQKDPTKAKAKRRLVMGLREVTKHMKLQKIKCVIISPNCEKIQSKGGLDEALYNVIAMAREQEIPFVFALGRKALGRCVNKLVPVSVVGIFNFSGAESLFNQLVSLTDDARKAYKDMVSSLEQEQAEEALKNVKKVTHHMGHSRNPSAASAISFCSVISEPISEVNEKEYETNWRNMVETSDALEPMESEASSKSTISTSAPKDEEGKTAASASSSASAGASSSANTSASSSASASVTSVPSTSQTSLRTGAPSVSGKEEGGKTDDRLEWASQQSTETGSLDGSSRDPLDSSITSTTSTLVPGMLEEADEEEEEEDDYTPEPISVEVPSLNCSRIESWVSKTLENLQLGKSQESTEEEEDDEEEEEEGVASEEDLDSSDLVEPGLGDKEAKEPKKVLG, from the exons ATGGGAAATGCCCGGGCACAACAGAGACGGCTCGCCTTGTGCAGGCAGAGAGTGGAAGTCAGC GACGCAATTACCAAGGCTGCAGGGAAGAAGAGCAAGACTCCTGTGCAGCTGGACCTGGGAGACATGCTGGCTGCTCTGGAGCGGCAGCAACAAGCCATGAAGGCACGGCAGCTCACCAACACAAAGCCGCTCTCCTACACCG TTGGCACCACGACCCCCTTCCATGGCAAGGAACCAGCTGGCAAGCCTGCAGTGGTGAAAGGCCAGCCCTACGCGGCCCCCCACAACATTCTGGACTCCACCGCCCCACGGATCAAGAGGGGGAAGGAACGGGAAATCCCAAAAGTCAAGAGGCCAACTGCCCTCAAGAAG ATCAttctgaaggagagggaggtgaggaaGGGCCGCTTCTCCGTGGACCAGAACGCCGCTAGTCCTGAAGAGCAGGGCGACGATGACCTTCACTTCACGGACGACCTCACTCGAGACGCCGTCTCCCAGGAGG AGAATGGCCTGAGCATGCCCAGCGACGCCtcgctgtcaccagccagtcaGAACTCGCCGTACAGCATCACGCCGGTTTCCCAGGGTTCCCCAGCCAGCTCTGGCATCGGCAGCCCCATGGCCTCCGCCATCACCAAGATCCACAGCCGCAGATTCAGAGA GTACTGCAACCAGGTGCTGAACAAGGAGATTGACGAGAGCGTGACGATGCTGCTGCAGGAGCTGGTGCGCTTCCAGGAGCGTGTCTACCAGAAGGACCCCACCAAGGCCAAGGCCAAGAGGCGCCTGGTCATGGGGCTCAGGGAGGTCACCAAGCACATGAAGCTGCAGAAGATCAAATGTGTCATCATCTCCCCCAACTGCGAGAAGATCCAGTCCAAAG GGGGTCTGGATGAAGCTCTGTACAATGTCATTGCGATGGCGAGAGAGCAGGAGATTCcctttgtgtttgctttggGCCGGAAAGCATTGGGTCGCTGTGTCAACAAGTTGGTCCCAGTCAGTGTTGTAGGCATCTTCAACTTCTCTGGAGCAGAG AGTCTGTTCAACCAGCTTGTGTCTCTGACGGACGACGCCAGGAAGGCCTACAAGGACATGGTGTCGTccctggagcaggagcaggccgAGGAGGCCCTGAAGAACGTCAAGAAGGTCACGCACCACATGGGCCACTCGCGGAACCCGTCCGCCGCCAGCGCCATCTCCTTCTGCAGCGTCATCTCCGAGCCCATCTCTGAGGTCAACGAGAAGGAATACG AAACCAACTGGAGGAACATGGTGGAGACGTCAGATGCGTTAGAGCCCATGGAGAGTGAGGCAAGCAGCAAGTCCACAATCAGCACGTCGGCCCCGAAGGATGAAGAGGGGAAGACGGCCGCCAGTGCTAGCTCAAGTGCTAGCGCCGGTGCTAGCTCGAGTGCCAACACcagcgccagcagcagcgccaGCGCCAGCGTTACCTCCGTGCCCTCAACGTCCCAGACCAGCCTCCGAACAGGAGCACCCTCCGTGTCAGGCAAGGAGGAAGGCGGCAAAACGGACGACCGTCTGGAGTGGGCCTCCCAGCAGAGCACGGAGACGGGGTCTCTGGACGGCAGCTCCCGGGACCCGCTCGACTCCTCCatcaccagcaccaccagcacccTGGTGCCGGGCATGCTGGAGGAGgcggacgaggaggaggaggaggaggacgactaCACCCCCGAGCCCATCTCTGTGGAGGTGCCCTCCCTTAACTGCAGCCGCATTGAGTCCTGGGTCTCCAAGACGCTGGAGAACCTGCAGCTGGGCAAGAGTCAGGAAagcacggaggaggaggaggacgatgaagaggaggaggaggaaggtgtgGCGAGTGAGGAGGACCTGGACTCCTCTGACCTTGTGGAGCCAGGGCTGGGCGACAAAGAGGCGAAGGAGCCCAAAAAGGTTCTGGGCTGA